One window of Trifolium pratense cultivar HEN17-A07 linkage group LG5, ARS_RC_1.1, whole genome shotgun sequence genomic DNA carries:
- the LOC123886220 gene encoding uncharacterized protein LOC123886220 yields the protein MSKPAKFISEGGSSTRPPLFEGNDYYYWKDKMELFLRSQDNYMWSVIENGEYTPLAKDSTTPKPQAEWTTTEADRVLLNTKAQLFIKSALCREEYDRIMQCKNAKEMWDTLKTHHEGTSRVKETRIDIGVRKFELFEMKEDESIDQMYGRFTIIINELNSLGKTYTTHERVRKILRCLPKEWRHIVTAITESKTLSEVKMEDLIGSLKAHEAILQEDKSPKKKMIALDSQTKECLQQKEILFSKDLLDEDNEEEFALLSRRIQRLMMRRNQMRRTFPNKRSSAKSEVDMSKIQCYECNQFGHYKSDCPKLKKPFAKKSMMATWDELDELPEEEEEQEANVCLMTRSETHEVNAETCSSCQKTEHLFDNLFYDSLTLNKKYDQLQEEVTKISKEKDEYKTENETLKEIIKNMEIAHNRKLEELRENHKEQIKPNIQIENRKLKENISKLENDINKFVKSTKTFENILGSQKCSSSKTGLGFENYNNQKLYKKLFVPNKPIYKCSYCHKEGHLEPFCYKKSRQQNYHRKYFSERSQNILKKQTRNSSYQLKKSHYNTNHQGPRKIWVPKSMLKTNAGMSSHSQEEAMVLGQWLLQTYDWR from the coding sequence atGTCAAAACCTGCAAAGTTTATTTCAGAAGGTGGATCATCAACTAGGCCACCACTATTTGAAGGAAATGACTACTACTACTGGAAAGATAAAATGGAGCTATTCCTAAGATCACAAGATAACTACATGTGGTCAGTGATTGAAAATGGAGAATACACACCATTGGCAAAAGATTCTACCACTCCAAAGCCTCAAGCTGAATGGACAACCACTGAAGCAGACAGAGTACTTTTAAAtactaaagctcaattatttattaaaagtgctttgtgcagggaagaatatgacaggATCATGCAATGCAAAAATGCTAAAGAAATGTGGGATACTCTCAAAACTCATCATGAAGGAACCAGTCGTGTCAAAGAAACAAGAATTGATATTGGTGTAAGAAAGTTTGAGTTATTTGAGATGAAGGAAGATGAATCCATTGATCAGATGTATGGAAGATTCACTATCATCATAAATGAACTCAACTCTCTTGGAAAAACATACACCACACATGAAAGAGTAAGAAAGATACTAAGATGTCTACCTAAAGAATGGAGGCATATAGTAACAGCCATCACAGAGTCAAAAACTCTCTCTGAAGTTAAAATGGAGGACTTAATTGGTTCTCTTAAAGCTCATGAAGCAATACTTCAAGAGGATAAATCtccaaagaaaaagatgattgcTCTGGACTCTCAAACAAAAGAGTGTCTTCAGCAGAAAGAAATTCTTTTCAGCAAAGACTTGCTTGATGAAGATAATGAAGAAGAATTTGCTCTACTCTCAAGGAGAATTCAAAGACTcatgatgagaagaaatcaaatGAGAAGAACATTTCCAAATAAAAGAAGTAGTGCAAAATCTGAAGTTGACATGAGCAAAATTCAATGCTATGAATGCAATCAATTTGGACACTACAAAAGTGATTgtccaaaactcaaaaaaccTTTTGCAAAGAAATCAATGATGGCAACCTGGGATGAATTAGATGAACTcccagaagaagaagaggaacaagaagcaAATGTATGCCTTATGACAAGATCAGAAACACACGAGGTAAATGCTGAAACTTGTTCTTCTTgtcaaaaaactgaacattTGTTTGATAACTTATTTTATGATAGCTTaactctaaataaaaaatatgatcagCTTCAGGAAGAAGTAACCAAAATTTCCAAAGAAAAGGATGAATATAAAACTGAAAATGAGACATTAAAAGAAATAATCAAAAACATGGAAATTGCTCATAATAGAAAATTAGAAGAACTTAGAGAAAATCATAAGGAACAAATCAAACCTAACATacaaatagaaaatagaaaactaaaggaaaatatttcaaaGCTTGAAAATGACATAAACAAATTTGTAAAGTCTACTAAAACCTTTGAAAATATTCTAGGATCCCAAAAATGCAGTTCTAGCAAAACAGGCCTAGGTTTTGAAAATTACAACAATCAAAAATTATACAAGAAACTTTTTGTTCCAAATAAACccatatacaaatgctcttactGTCATAAGGAAGGACATCTTGaacctttttgttataaaaaatctAGACAACAAAATTATCATAGGAAATACTTTTCAGAACGATCTCAGAACATTCTTAAAAAACAGACTAGAAACTCTTCTTATCAACTTAAGAAGAGTCATTATAACACTAACCATCAAGGACCCAGAAAGATATGGGTACCTAAAAGCATGCTAAAAACAAATGCAGGAATGTCTTCTCACAGTCAAGAAGAAGCcatggtacttggacagtggcTGCTCCAGACATATGACTGGAGATAG
- the LOC123883940 gene encoding inter-alpha-trypsin inhibitor heavy chain H3-like gives MAEEFSKAVEEGIKLSKRIYFGNDRAVSPPKPPTTMVKSNTGFLPTSPMVYAVIHDPSIVDNPDIPSYQPHVHGRCDPPALIPLQMINVVDCKVDCYLDSAFVEVVGSWRLHCVSGSRSCDCVVAVPMGSQGSILGVEVSVHRKSYSTQLVDMEYKTGGKENVPTQEGGFLKPNMFTLTIPQIDGGSNLSIKLNWSQKIICGNDVFSLNVPFNFPDFVNPAGKRMSKKEKILINVNAATGSEVTCKTSSHPMKEVKRNAGSKSFSNETDVLSWSKFDINFSYAVSSSQINGGFFLESASVDDVDQRETFCMYLSSGNLQNTKVFRKDIVFVIDISGSMRGKLIEDIKKALSAALYKLDPGDSFSIIAFNGEIYQFSTSMEMASTDAVDRAIEWININFVAGGDTNLLRPLNMAIEMLSNARSSVPIIFLVTDGTVEDERQTCDMIKNRITGESMFPRIYTFGIGSFCNQYFLKMLAMISKGQHVAALDVDLVEPQMRKLFGKASSLVLANITIDVLDDLDEFEVYPSHIPDLSSDGPLTLSGKYKGNFPEVLKVKGILADFSNFEINLELQSAKDMPVERVFAREQIEYLTAQAWLTSSKEIEQKVSKLSLQTGFLSEYTRMAVLEIDRVVKAKQSAKQSDGKKVSKKKKGEDVQGERLLLLPKTGIGFGNLAATVENIPPGAVETLPDSAEMFAKAASDCCSRCLNLCCCMCCIKCCIKINNQCATVFSQLCIGLGCYSCLSCCSDICCSGDDT, from the exons ATGgctgaagaattttcaaaagcGGTTGAAGAAGGAATCAAATTAtcaaaaagaatatatttcGGAAATGACAGAGCAGTTTCACCACCAAAACCACCAACAACAATGGTGAAATCGAATACTGGTTTTTTACCAACATCACCTATGGTTTATGCGGTTATTCATGATCCTTCTATTGTTGATAATCCTGATATACCTAGCTATCAACCGCACGTCCATGGAAGGTGTGATCCTCCTGCGCTTATTCCGTTACAAATGATTAATGTTGTTGATTGTAAGGTTGATTGTTATTTGGATAGTGCTTTTGTTGAGGTTGTTGGTTCTTGGAGGCTTCATTGTGTTTCTGGGAGTAGGTCTTGTGATTGTGTTGTTGCTGTTCCTATGGGTTCTCAG GGTTCAATTCTAGGTGTGGAGGTCAGTGTTCATAGGAAATCATATTCTACTCAACTGGTTGATATGGAATACAAAACTGGTGGCAAGGAGAATGTGCCGACTCAAGAAGGAGGCTTTCTCAAGCCGAATATGTTTACTTTGACTATACCACAG ATAGATGGAGGTTCAAATTTATCAATTAAACTTAATTGGTCTCAAAAGATAATATGCGGCAATGATGTGTTCTCCTTAAATGTGCCATTTAACTTTCCCGATTTCGTCAACCCTGCTGGGAAAAGAATgtctaaaaaagaaaagatactGATAAACGTGAATGCTGCTACCGGTAGTGAGGTTACATGCAAGACATCAAGTCATCCAATGAAg GAAGTAAAGCGCAATGCTGGAAGCAAAAGTTTCTCGAATGAAACTGATGTTCTCTCGTGGTCAAAATTTGATATTAATTTCTCATATGCT GTATCTTCAAGTCAAATAAATGGTGGTTTTTTCTTGGAATCTGCATCTGTGGATGATGTTGACCAGAGAGAGACGTTTTGCATGTACCTTTCTTCTGGAAATCTTCAGAATACGAAG GTATTCAGAAAAGACATTGTGTTCGTTATTGACATAAGTGGAAGCATGCGAGGAAAGTTAATCGAAGACATAAAGAAAGCATTATCAGCTGCTCTCTATAAGCTTGATCCTGGTGATTCATTTAGTATCATAGCATTTAATGGAGAGATATATCAGTTTTCAACTTCAATGGAAATGGCTTCGACGGATGCTGTTGATAGGGCCATTGAATGGATCAACATAAACTTTGTTGCTGGAGGTGATACAAATCTTTTGCGTCCATTGAACATG GCAATAGAGATGCTATCGAATGCCCGAAGTTCAGTTCCAATTATTTTCCTAGTTACAGATGGAACTGTTGAAGATGAGAGACAAACTTGTGATATGATAAAGAATAGGATCACAGGAGAATCAATGTTCCCCCGAATTTATACTTTTGGCATAG GTTCATTCTGCAATCAATATTTCTTGAAGATGCTTGCTATGATTAGTAAGGGTCAACATGTTGCCGCATTAGATGTAG ATTTGGTCGAGCCTCAAATGCGAAAACTTTTTGGCAAAGCTTCGTCTCTTGTTCTTGCAAATATTACAATAGACGTATTGGATGATCTTGATGAATTTGAG GTGTACCCTTCACATATTCCCGATCTTTCGTCAGATGGTCCATTGACTTTATCTGGAAAATACAAGGGAAACTTTCCAGAAGTTCTTAAAGTAAAAGGTATCTTGGCCGATTTCAGTAACTTCGaaataaatttggagttacaaagtgCTAAGGACATGCCTGTAGAAAGG GTTTTTGCAAGAGAACAAATAGAGTATCTTACTGCTCAAGCATGGCTTACTTCAAGTAAAGAAATAGAACAGAAG GTTTCAAAATTGAGCTTACAAACCGGCTTTTTGTCCGAGTATACACGTATGGCAGTTCTTGAGATTGACCGTGTAGTGAAAGCCAAGCAATCAGCCAAGCAATCAGATGGAAAAAAG gtatcaaaaaagaaaaaaggtgaaGATGTCCAAGGAGAGAGACTGCTTTTGCTTCCAAAAACAGGTATAGGATTTGGCAACTTGGCTGCAACTGTTGAGAACATTCCACCAGGAGCTGTAGAAACATTGCCTGATAGTGCTGAAATGTTTGCTAAGGCTGCCTCAGATTGTTGTAGCAGGTGCCTCAACCTTTGCTGTTGCATGTGTTGCATAAAATGCTGTATCAAAATAAACAACCAATGTGCAACTGTATTTTCTCAGCTTTGTATTGGTTTAGGATGTTACAGTTGCCTCAGCTGTTGTTCAGATATATGCTGTTCTGGAGATGACacatga